A single window of Hymenobacter sp. APR13 DNA harbors:
- a CDS encoding aldehyde dehydrogenase family protein: protein MESAPESVASASLGRLFAQQQTRSADLRREDTAARAARLRKLSHWITENRAAIQQALFSDFRKPTTETDVSEIWPSQTEIKHTLRHLKEWMAPRPAETPLALLGARGWVQVEPKGVCLIIAPWNYPFYLAIDPLISALAAGNCVIIKPSEMTPTVAGLLSRMARELFDPAEVTVVEGDKDVATELLRLPFDHIFFTGSPQVGKVVMRAAAEHLTSVTLELGGKSPAIVDETADLRDAAEKIVWGKGINAGQTCVAPDYLLVHESVQQPLLHEIGAVVRRFYDAANEGVVASDSFARIVNQHHFERVAGLLEDAQLHGATLALGGHVDASQRFIEPTVLQNVDSGSRIMQEEIFGPLLPVRTFRTLQEATDEVNSRPRPLALYVFTQSKENQRYLLGNIPAGGAAVNETVLHLAHPELPFGGAGNSGLGRAHGHAGFLAFSNEKSVLKQRTGMTGIKQFYPPYTPKVKHMVGLLLRWL from the coding sequence ATGGAGTCTGCCCCCGAATCCGTCGCTTCCGCATCTCTAGGCCGCCTGTTTGCGCAGCAGCAAACCCGCAGCGCCGACTTGCGCCGCGAAGATACCGCCGCCCGCGCCGCCCGCCTCCGCAAGCTCAGCCACTGGATTACGGAAAACCGGGCCGCCATTCAGCAAGCCCTCTTCTCCGACTTCCGCAAGCCCACCACCGAAACCGACGTGTCGGAAATCTGGCCTTCCCAGACCGAAATCAAGCACACGCTACGCCACCTCAAGGAGTGGATGGCGCCCCGCCCTGCCGAAACGCCGCTGGCCCTGCTGGGCGCGCGCGGCTGGGTGCAGGTCGAGCCCAAAGGCGTCTGCCTGATCATCGCGCCCTGGAACTACCCGTTTTACCTGGCCATTGATCCGCTGATTTCGGCGCTGGCGGCCGGCAACTGCGTCATCATTAAGCCCTCGGAAATGACGCCCACCGTGGCCGGGCTGCTGAGCCGCATGGCCCGCGAGCTGTTCGACCCGGCCGAGGTGACGGTGGTGGAAGGCGACAAGGACGTGGCCACCGAGCTGCTGCGCCTGCCCTTCGACCACATCTTCTTCACGGGCAGCCCGCAGGTGGGCAAGGTGGTGATGCGCGCCGCCGCCGAGCACCTGACCAGCGTCACGCTGGAGCTGGGCGGCAAAAGCCCGGCCATCGTGGATGAAACCGCCGACCTGCGCGACGCCGCCGAGAAAATCGTGTGGGGCAAGGGCATCAACGCCGGCCAGACCTGCGTGGCGCCCGACTACCTGCTGGTGCACGAAAGCGTGCAGCAGCCGCTGCTGCACGAAATCGGGGCCGTGGTGCGCCGCTTCTACGATGCCGCCAATGAGGGCGTCGTCGCCTCCGACTCGTTTGCCCGCATCGTCAACCAGCACCATTTCGAGCGGGTGGCGGGTTTGCTAGAAGATGCCCAGTTGCACGGCGCCACGCTGGCTCTCGGCGGCCACGTAGACGCTAGCCAGCGCTTCATCGAGCCCACCGTGCTGCAAAACGTGGACTCCGGCAGCCGCATCATGCAGGAAGAAATCTTCGGGCCGCTGCTGCCGGTGCGCACCTTCCGCACCCTGCAGGAGGCCACCGACGAGGTGAACTCCCGGCCCCGGCCGCTGGCGCTGTACGTCTTCACCCAAAGCAAGGAAAACCAGCGCTACCTGCTTGGCAACATCCCGGCCGGCGGCGCCGCCGTCAACGAAACGGTGCTGCACCTGGCCCACCCCGAGCTGCCGTTTGGCGGCGCCGGCAACAGTGGCCTGGGCCGCGCCCACGGCCACGCCGGTTTCCTGGCTTTCAGCAACGAAAAGTCGGTACTGAAACAGCGCACCGGCATGACCGGCATCAAGCAGTTCTACCCGCCCTACACCCCCAAAGTAAAACACATGGTAGGCCTGCTGCTGCGCTGGTTGTAA
- a CDS encoding GMC family oxidoreductase N-terminal domain-containing protein: MQFTEAQRATLRALADTFIPAVDGPAEHAAFWQRRGSEGVDVNQIGEILDEQPAAARQEFLKLLGLLDSPTLGLTWFGPLRSFVRLQPAQREKMLQSWAQSNVPQLRKGFHALRKLLLILFYGGAKAGGRNPVWDSIGYAGPLPADLPVDTAKPIRTLQPTQDVTYDCDVLVIGSGAGGGVVAGELAAAGHDVLVLEKGPYCHGCDFTQREVDMLGKLYDAKGALSTQDGSIGILAGACLGGGTTVNWAGAFRTPDYVLQEWAREHQLPHVATLEFKKSLDAVSRALSVNIDYTRHNGQNQALWDGSTRLGQEVKLIPRNEKGLTDSDAHFQALGYTTLGDAHGIKQGTLNTYLLQAFEHGARLLADTRVERVTITDGLATGAEAVHTTADGRPVRVTVRARRVVVAGGAIQTPALLLRSGLQHPHIGRHLNLHPTVVVSGLYDRPMQPWFGPSMSVVNDCFTMLNGTNYGAKLETPPAHVGLMSMVMPWLSGRQHKHLMQQADHLGSFIVLTRDRDGGRVSIDKHGQAIIDYTLSEHDRANMLTGVRAAAEIHAAAGAHTVLLPHGTLPLLRVKDGQPQNPEVLDQLAHLSWKPNQFGLYSAHQMSTCRMGGDPATHPTSPTGELYEVKNLFVADASAFPACSGVNPMLTVMALAHYTAQQMEAAVPVAPARVAAVTVE, from the coding sequence ATGCAGTTCACCGAAGCCCAGCGCGCCACCCTGCGCGCCCTCGCCGATACCTTCATTCCTGCCGTGGATGGGCCCGCGGAGCACGCGGCCTTCTGGCAGCGGCGCGGCTCCGAGGGCGTTGACGTCAACCAGATTGGGGAGATACTGGACGAGCAGCCCGCCGCCGCGCGGCAGGAGTTTCTAAAGCTGCTGGGCTTGCTCGACTCGCCGACGCTGGGCCTGACGTGGTTTGGGCCGCTGCGGTCGTTTGTGCGCCTGCAGCCCGCCCAGCGCGAGAAAATGCTGCAGAGCTGGGCCCAGAGCAACGTGCCGCAGCTGCGTAAAGGCTTCCACGCGCTGCGCAAGCTGCTGCTCATTCTGTTTTATGGCGGCGCCAAAGCCGGCGGCCGCAACCCGGTGTGGGACAGTATCGGCTACGCCGGCCCGCTGCCCGCCGACCTGCCCGTGGACACCGCCAAACCCATCCGGACCCTGCAGCCGACCCAGGACGTAACCTACGACTGCGACGTGCTGGTGATTGGCAGCGGCGCGGGTGGCGGCGTGGTGGCCGGCGAGCTGGCCGCCGCCGGCCACGACGTGCTGGTGCTGGAAAAAGGCCCCTACTGCCACGGCTGCGACTTCACCCAGCGCGAAGTCGACATGCTGGGCAAGCTCTACGACGCTAAAGGCGCGCTCAGCACTCAGGATGGCAGCATCGGCATTCTGGCCGGCGCCTGCCTGGGCGGTGGCACCACTGTCAACTGGGCCGGCGCCTTCCGCACCCCCGACTACGTGCTGCAGGAGTGGGCGCGCGAACACCAATTGCCGCACGTGGCCACATTGGAGTTCAAGAAAAGCCTCGACGCCGTGAGCCGCGCCCTGAGCGTGAACATCGACTACACCCGCCACAACGGCCAGAACCAGGCCCTCTGGGACGGCTCTACCCGGCTGGGGCAGGAGGTGAAGCTGATTCCGCGCAACGAAAAAGGCCTCACCGACTCTGATGCGCACTTTCAGGCTCTCGGCTACACCACCCTCGGCGACGCGCACGGCATCAAGCAGGGCACGCTCAACACCTACCTGCTGCAGGCCTTCGAGCACGGCGCGCGCCTGCTGGCCGATACCCGGGTGGAGCGCGTCACGATAACTGACGGCCTCGCCACCGGAGCCGAGGCCGTGCACACCACCGCCGACGGCCGCCCGGTGCGTGTGACGGTGCGGGCCCGGCGGGTGGTGGTGGCCGGCGGTGCCATCCAGACGCCGGCGCTGCTGCTGCGCAGTGGCCTGCAGCATCCGCACATCGGGCGGCACCTCAATCTGCACCCCACAGTGGTGGTGTCGGGGCTGTACGACAGGCCGATGCAGCCGTGGTTCGGGCCCAGCATGTCGGTGGTGAACGACTGCTTCACTATGCTCAACGGCACCAACTACGGCGCCAAGCTGGAAACGCCGCCCGCCCACGTGGGCCTCATGAGCATGGTGATGCCCTGGCTCAGCGGCCGCCAGCACAAGCACCTCATGCAGCAGGCCGACCACCTGGGCTCGTTCATTGTGCTCACCCGCGACCGGGACGGCGGCCGCGTCAGCATCGACAAGCACGGGCAGGCCATCATCGACTACACCCTCTCCGAGCACGACCGCGCCAACATGCTGACCGGCGTGCGGGCCGCCGCCGAAATCCATGCCGCGGCCGGGGCCCACACGGTGCTGCTGCCCCACGGCACGCTGCCCTTGCTGCGTGTGAAAGACGGTCAGCCGCAAAACCCCGAAGTGCTGGACCAACTCGCGCACCTGAGCTGGAAACCCAACCAGTTTGGGCTCTACAGCGCCCACCAGATGAGCACCTGCCGCATGGGCGGCGACCCGGCCACGCACCCCACCAGCCCCACCGGCGAGCTGTACGAGGTTAAAAACCTGTTCGTGGCCGATGCCAGCGCCTTCCCGGCCTGCAGCGGCGTCAACCCGATGCTGACCGTGATGGCGCTGGCTCACTACACGGCCCAGCAGATGGAGGCGGCCGTGCCGGTGGCGCCTGCGCGGGTGGCGGCTGTTACGGTGGAGTAA
- a CDS encoding type III polyketide synthase, which yields MISYLSAIGTANPPHRLLQAQIGDFMARALQFDDADTRKLRALYRVSGIGHRYTVLPDYGRANGDFTFFPNTPDLEPFPSVGARMRVYRQEALPLAAAAAESCLQQAPEVAADTITHLISVSCTGMYAPGLDIELVNRLGLRPDIQRTCVNFMGCYAAFNALKLADAICRANAGARVLVVCTELCTIHFQKHHEEDHLISNALFGDGAAAALVVGTPTGSRPHLAMEAFHCGLEPDGHADMAWHVNDFGFEMTLSSYVPKLIQRGIRKLTDDLLRNLPVQLADIRHFAIHPGGRRILETIEQELGLSKQDNAPAYHVLREYGNMSSATVLFVLRELLGGFTAADAGAPILSFAFGPGLTLEAMLLRVVV from the coding sequence ATGATCAGCTATTTGAGTGCCATCGGCACTGCCAACCCGCCCCACCGTCTTCTACAAGCCCAGATCGGGGATTTCATGGCCCGCGCCCTGCAGTTCGATGATGCTGACACCCGCAAGCTCCGGGCCCTCTACCGGGTGTCGGGCATCGGGCACCGCTACACCGTGCTGCCCGACTACGGCCGCGCCAACGGCGACTTCACCTTCTTCCCGAACACGCCCGACCTGGAGCCGTTTCCGTCGGTGGGGGCGCGCATGCGGGTATACCGGCAGGAGGCGCTGCCGCTGGCCGCCGCCGCCGCCGAAAGCTGCCTGCAGCAGGCCCCGGAAGTGGCCGCCGACACCATCACGCACCTGATTTCGGTGAGCTGCACCGGCATGTATGCGCCGGGTCTCGATATTGAGCTGGTGAACCGGCTGGGCCTGCGGCCCGATATTCAGCGCACCTGCGTGAACTTCATGGGCTGCTACGCGGCCTTCAACGCCCTGAAGCTGGCCGACGCCATCTGCCGCGCCAATGCCGGGGCCCGCGTGCTGGTGGTGTGCACCGAGCTGTGCACCATTCATTTCCAGAAGCACCACGAGGAAGACCACCTGATTTCCAACGCCCTGTTCGGCGACGGCGCGGCGGCGGCGCTGGTGGTGGGCACGCCCACGGGCAGCCGGCCGCATCTGGCCATGGAAGCCTTCCACTGCGGCTTGGAGCCCGACGGCCACGCCGACATGGCTTGGCACGTCAACGACTTCGGGTTTGAGATGACGCTGTCGTCGTACGTACCCAAGCTCATTCAGCGCGGCATCCGCAAGCTCACCGACGACTTGCTGCGCAACCTGCCGGTGCAGCTGGCCGACATCCGCCACTTTGCCATTCACCCGGGCGGGCGGCGCATCCTCGAAACCATCGAGCAGGAGCTGGGCCTCAGCAAGCAGGACAACGCCCCCGCCTACCACGTGCTGCGCGAATACGGCAATATGTCGTCGGCGACGGTGCTGTTTGTGCTGCGCGAGCTGCTGGGTGGCTTCACGGCTGCCGACGCTGGGGCGCCCATCCTGAGCTTCGCCTTCGGCCCCGGCCTCACGCTGGAAGCCATGTTGCTACGGGTGGTGGTATAG
- a CDS encoding type 1 glutamine amidotransferase domain-containing protein yields the protein MSIFGSDSLKGKTIAIVATDGFEQSELEKPKKFLEGEGAETHVISLKSGSIKGWDEKDWGDKVSVDKVIGDAKVADYDALVLPGGQMNPDILRTEPAVISFIGEFVRSGKPVAAICHGPWLLIEADTVRGKKLTSWPSLKTDIKNAGGHWVDETVVVDGNIITSRNPQDIPNFNEKIKEALVGKQ from the coding sequence ATGTCTATATTTGGCAGCGACAGCCTCAAAGGAAAAACCATCGCCATTGTGGCCACTGACGGCTTCGAGCAGTCGGAGCTAGAAAAACCCAAAAAGTTTCTGGAAGGCGAAGGCGCCGAAACCCACGTCATTTCGCTGAAGAGCGGTTCCATCAAAGGTTGGGACGAGAAAGACTGGGGCGACAAAGTGAGCGTGGACAAGGTAATCGGCGACGCCAAGGTAGCCGACTACGATGCGCTGGTGCTGCCCGGCGGCCAGATGAACCCCGATATCCTGCGCACCGAGCCCGCCGTTATCAGCTTCATCGGCGAGTTTGTGCGCTCCGGCAAGCCGGTAGCCGCCATCTGCCACGGCCCGTGGCTGCTTATTGAGGCCGATACCGTACGCGGCAAAAAGCTCACCAGCTGGCCCAGCCTGAAAACCGACATCAAAAATGCCGGCGGTCATTGGGTTGACGAAACCGTAGTAGTCGACGGCAACATCATCACCAGCCGCAACCCGCAGGACATTCCTAACTTCAACGAGAAGATCAAGGAGGCCCTGGTAGGCAAGCAATAA
- a CDS encoding histone deacetylase, translating into MLSIAWAPLYAHPLPENHRFPMLKYELLPEQLLREGTVPESAFFVPQPPPEADILRTHSADYYQRLRDGQLTRHEERATGFPWSGQLFEREVTILGGTLECARRALHGGVALNIAGGTHHAFHDRGEGFCLLNDQAAAADYLLAHPEFNVRKVLIVDLDVHQGNGTAAIFRHEPRVFTFSMHGARNYPHRKEQSDLDLPLPDGTDDATYLAMLHDALPRLLEEQQPDFVFYLSGVDVLETDKLGHLALSRAGCRLRDEFVLELCHRHGLPVVVCMGGGYSPRIIDIVEAHANTFRVAADLWG; encoded by the coding sequence ATGCTCTCCATTGCCTGGGCCCCGCTGTACGCGCATCCGCTGCCGGAAAACCACCGCTTCCCCATGCTCAAGTATGAGCTGCTGCCGGAGCAGCTGCTGCGCGAGGGCACGGTGCCGGAAAGCGCCTTTTTCGTGCCCCAGCCGCCCCCGGAAGCCGATATTCTGCGCACCCACTCCGCCGACTACTACCAGCGCCTGCGCGACGGCCAGCTCACGCGCCATGAGGAGCGCGCCACCGGCTTTCCGTGGAGTGGGCAGCTGTTTGAGCGCGAAGTGACCATTCTGGGCGGCACGCTGGAGTGCGCGCGCCGGGCCCTGCACGGCGGTGTGGCCCTCAACATTGCGGGCGGCACCCACCACGCCTTCCACGACCGGGGTGAAGGTTTCTGCCTGCTCAACGACCAGGCCGCCGCCGCCGACTACCTGCTGGCCCACCCCGAATTCAACGTACGTAAGGTGCTGATTGTAGACCTCGACGTGCACCAGGGTAACGGCACGGCCGCCATCTTCCGGCACGAGCCGCGGGTGTTCACCTTCAGTATGCACGGCGCCCGCAACTACCCGCACCGCAAGGAGCAGTCGGACCTAGACCTGCCGCTGCCCGACGGCACCGACGACGCCACCTACCTGGCCATGTTACACGATGCGCTGCCGCGCCTGCTGGAAGAGCAGCAGCCCGATTTCGTGTTCTACCTCAGCGGCGTGGATGTGCTGGAAACCGACAAGCTGGGCCACCTGGCCCTGAGCCGCGCCGGCTGCCGCCTCCGCGACGAGTTTGTGCTGGAGTTGTGCCACCGCCACGGCCTGCCGGTGGTGGTGTGCATGGGCGGCGGCTACTCCCCGCGCATCATCGACATTGTGGAAGCCCACGCCAACACCTTCCGCGTGGCGGCGGATTTGTGGGGGTAA
- a CDS encoding porin family protein has protein sequence MKKLPVLLALGCASFTAAQAQQTPGGSMSSTSYSPGTSDSRNNGFGVKAGFNLSDLRGGDKGAYKQLESLKSYHAGVYAQFGLNDKVSIQPEFLFTRKGFDAEQFAISGSNVGQANGQVRETRLDYLQVPVLFVYNFLDNVSLHVGPQASLLVKAKYAGEERQISSVGLNSLEYGVVGGLEARVGPARVGARYDLGLSDIYNDPKDAGSAAYDNVKNGVFQVYVGVGINN, from the coding sequence ATGAAGAAACTACCTGTACTCCTCGCACTTGGCTGCGCTTCGTTCACGGCCGCTCAGGCTCAGCAAACGCCCGGCGGCTCGATGTCGTCGACCAGCTACTCGCCCGGTACCAGCGACTCGCGCAACAACGGTTTTGGCGTGAAAGCCGGCTTCAATCTTTCTGACCTGCGCGGCGGCGACAAAGGCGCCTACAAGCAGCTGGAAAGCCTCAAATCGTACCACGCTGGCGTGTATGCCCAGTTCGGCCTCAACGATAAAGTATCGATTCAGCCGGAATTCCTGTTCACCCGCAAAGGCTTCGACGCTGAGCAGTTCGCTATTTCCGGCTCCAACGTAGGCCAGGCTAACGGCCAAGTGCGCGAAACCCGCCTCGACTACCTGCAGGTGCCCGTGCTGTTCGTGTATAACTTCCTCGACAACGTGAGCCTGCACGTAGGCCCACAGGCCTCGCTGCTGGTGAAAGCCAAGTATGCCGGCGAAGAGCGCCAGATTTCCAGCGTTGGCCTCAATAGCCTGGAGTACGGCGTAGTGGGTGGCCTGGAGGCCCGCGTAGGCCCGGCCCGCGTAGGAGCCCGCTACGACCTGGGTTTGTCGGACATCTACAACGATCCTAAAGACGCCGGCTCCGCCGCTTACGACAACGTGAAAAACGGTGTCTTCCAGGTGTACGTAGGAGTCGGCATCAACAACTAA
- a CDS encoding acyl-CoA thioesterase, protein MPLVQTPETTHRIHFQDCDMLGHLNNARYLDYFLNAREEHTIQHYALNLGELSREQNAAWVITKHHLSYLRPANHGEVVRIRTQLIHFDNSNLVVEMQMLSEDGQRLKALLWSEMAFVSARAGTRSEHSAALMDMLSELDVEHVDYDPDGFDERVKAVRKQFKQLRREE, encoded by the coding sequence ATGCCCCTCGTTCAAACGCCCGAAACCACGCACCGCATTCATTTCCAGGACTGCGACATGCTGGGCCACCTCAACAACGCCCGCTACCTCGACTACTTCCTGAACGCCCGCGAAGAGCACACCATTCAGCATTACGCCCTGAACCTGGGCGAGCTTTCCCGCGAGCAGAATGCGGCCTGGGTGATTACCAAGCATCATCTGAGCTACCTGCGCCCGGCCAACCACGGCGAGGTAGTGCGCATCCGTACCCAGCTCATCCACTTCGACAACTCCAACTTGGTGGTGGAAATGCAGATGCTCAGCGAAGACGGCCAGCGCCTTAAAGCGCTGCTGTGGTCGGAAATGGCGTTTGTATCGGCGCGGGCCGGCACCCGCTCCGAGCACTCGGCGGCCCTGATGGACATGCTCAGCGAGCTGGACGTGGAGCACGTTGACTACGACCCAGACGGGTTCGACGAGCGGGTGAAGGCCGTGCGCAAGCAGTTCAAGCAGTTGCGCCGCGAAGAATAA
- a CDS encoding DUF6992 family protein — MNSASLLTTASSLDALNHARELLAERGMGVLGAWALLNLLVSGYRVMHSDPRAEARYFHLMNVGWAFVNTGIAVWGLLHANPNHVAGLPLADSLAAQFTMERILLFNAGLDVAYVVCGSWLRARAATTVPPEKLLGYGRSLWLQGGFLLLFDVGFYLLYHRYADELLALVS, encoded by the coding sequence ATGAATTCTGCCAGCCTCTTGACTACCGCCAGCAGCCTAGATGCTCTCAACCACGCCCGTGAGCTGCTGGCCGAGCGCGGCATGGGCGTGCTCGGCGCGTGGGCCCTGCTGAACCTGCTGGTGAGCGGCTACCGCGTGATGCACTCCGACCCGCGCGCCGAAGCCCGCTACTTCCATCTGATGAACGTGGGCTGGGCCTTTGTGAATACCGGAATTGCGGTGTGGGGCCTGCTCCACGCCAACCCCAACCACGTGGCCGGCCTGCCCCTGGCCGACAGCCTGGCCGCGCAGTTCACGATGGAGAGGATCCTGCTCTTCAACGCGGGCCTCGATGTGGCCTACGTGGTGTGCGGCAGCTGGCTGCGCGCCCGGGCCGCCACAACGGTGCCGCCCGAGAAGCTGCTGGGCTACGGCCGCTCGCTGTGGCTGCAGGGCGGGTTTCTGCTGCTGTTTGATGTGGGCTTCTACCTGCTCTACCACCGCTACGCCGACGAGCTGCTGGCGCTGGTTTCGTAA
- a CDS encoding methyltransferase domain-containing protein, which produces MTFFLRFSPPHKSTNPPILHPTVMPDFSRRATEEELMDDLSLASDALRRNLDELETINTRLGGYAPVLHALEQLRPQLPPGRPLRLADLGSGGGDTLRHIARWARRRRIPVELVGIDANPFMLRYAADKARDYPEISFQQQDIFSEQFRQQPFDVLTCSLFCHHFSDEALTEMLASWQKQAGLAVIINDLHRHPLAYYSIKWLTRLFRGSYLVQNDAPLSVARAFTRPDWEHLLQRAGIRHYRLRWRWAFRWQLVIFG; this is translated from the coding sequence ATGACGTTCTTCCTTCGTTTCTCCCCACCCCACAAATCCACCAACCCACCCATCCTCCACCCCACCGTCATGCCTGATTTCTCGCGCCGCGCTACTGAGGAGGAGCTGATGGACGACCTGTCGTTGGCTTCCGACGCGCTGCGGCGCAACCTCGACGAGCTGGAAACCATCAACACCCGGCTGGGGGGCTATGCGCCGGTGCTGCACGCGCTGGAGCAGCTGCGCCCGCAGCTGCCGCCGGGCCGCCCCCTGCGCCTCGCCGACCTGGGCAGCGGCGGCGGCGACACCCTGCGCCACATTGCCCGCTGGGCCCGCCGCCGCCGGATTCCGGTGGAGCTGGTCGGCATCGATGCCAACCCGTTTATGCTGCGCTACGCCGCCGACAAGGCCCGCGACTACCCGGAAATCAGCTTTCAGCAGCAGGACATCTTCTCCGAGCAGTTCCGGCAGCAACCCTTCGACGTGCTGACGTGCAGCCTGTTCTGCCACCACTTCTCTGATGAAGCGCTAACCGAAATGCTGGCGAGTTGGCAAAAACAGGCCGGGCTGGCCGTCATCATCAACGACCTGCACCGCCACCCGCTGGCCTACTACAGCATCAAGTGGCTCACGCGCCTCTTCCGCGGCTCCTACCTCGTACAGAACGACGCGCCCCTGTCCGTGGCCCGCGCCTTCACCCGCCCCGACTGGGAGCACCTGCTGCAGCGCGCCGGCATCCGGCACTACCGCCTGCGCTGGCGCTGGGCCTTCCGTTGGCAGTTGGTGATTTTTGGGTGA
- a CDS encoding DUF3616 domain-containing protein, with protein sequence MRRQPYQLHFNPKLSLNEAGKHVRDGLSTVLRTGDNLWLSCDERTSIERLRLVGPHEFGEHCRYELADLLDLTNEEANVEIDIEGLGECDNYLWIIGSHSLKRKKPDPADTDTAKQIAKLAKVEEEASRYLLARVPLLLNPETGDYELHKKAPHPTDPTRTLHAAQLRGTDESNDLLDLLAQDVHLKGFMNIPGKDNGFDIEGLAVAPDGRLFIGLRGPVLRGWAVVLEVLPREDKHGRLRLDEVPGATEKYYKKHFLDLRGMGLRELRQRGSDLLLLAGPTMDLDGTIAVYCWPDALRCEQDSLIGADKLQRLYDIPHGSGPTSGQDKAEGMALLDDQHILIVFDSPTDARKPKPHYVVADSFLLPS encoded by the coding sequence ATGCGCCGCCAGCCCTACCAGCTTCATTTCAACCCCAAGCTCAGCCTCAACGAGGCCGGCAAGCACGTGCGCGACGGCCTCTCTACCGTGCTGCGCACCGGCGACAACCTCTGGCTGAGCTGCGACGAGCGCACCAGCATTGAGCGCCTGCGCCTAGTGGGGCCGCACGAGTTTGGCGAACATTGCCGCTATGAGCTGGCCGACCTGCTGGACCTCACCAACGAGGAAGCCAACGTGGAAATCGACATTGAGGGCCTGGGCGAGTGCGACAACTACCTCTGGATTATCGGCTCGCACAGCCTCAAGCGCAAAAAGCCCGACCCCGCCGACACGGATACCGCCAAGCAGATTGCCAAGCTGGCCAAGGTGGAAGAGGAGGCCAGCCGCTACCTGCTGGCGCGGGTGCCGCTGCTGCTCAACCCCGAAACCGGCGACTACGAGCTGCACAAAAAAGCTCCGCACCCCACCGACCCCACCCGCACCCTGCACGCCGCCCAGCTGCGTGGCACCGACGAGTCCAATGATCTACTGGACCTTTTGGCCCAGGACGTTCACCTGAAGGGTTTTATGAACATCCCCGGCAAAGACAACGGCTTCGATATTGAGGGGCTGGCCGTGGCGCCCGATGGGCGGCTGTTTATTGGCCTGCGCGGGCCTGTACTGCGGGGCTGGGCCGTGGTGCTGGAGGTGCTGCCGCGCGAAGACAAGCACGGCCGCCTACGCCTCGACGAAGTGCCCGGCGCTACCGAGAAATACTACAAAAAGCACTTCCTCGACCTGCGCGGCATGGGGTTGCGCGAACTGCGCCAGCGCGGCTCCGACCTGCTGCTGCTGGCCGGCCCTACCATGGACCTCGACGGTACCATTGCGGTATATTGCTGGCCCGATGCCCTGCGCTGCGAGCAGGACAGCCTCATCGGGGCCGACAAGCTGCAGCGCCTCTACGACATTCCGCACGGTTCCGGCCCCACCTCTGGCCAGGACAAGGCCGAGGGCATGGCCCTGCTCGATGATCAGCACATCCTCATCGTGTTCGACAGCCCCACCGACGCCCGCAAGCCCAAGCCGCACTACGTAGTGGCCGACAGCTTTCTATTGCCTTCCTAA